A region of Micromonospora sp. WMMD882 DNA encodes the following proteins:
- a CDS encoding methylmalonyl-CoA mutase family protein, whose translation MNADEIAAGRARWQARYDAARKRDADFTTLSGMPVEPVYGPPDGVDHPGFERIGWPGEYPYTRGLHPTGYRGRTWTIRQFAGFGNARQTNERYKMILGAGGGGLSVAFDMPTLMGRDSDDPQALGEVGHCGVAIDSAADMAALFDGIDLAGVTTSMTISGPAVPVFCMYLVAAERQGADLAALDGTLQTDIFKEYIAQKEWLFDPEPHLRLIGDLMEYCAAEIPRYKPLSVSGYHIREAGSTAAQELAFTLADGFGYVELGLSRGLDVNVFAPGLSFFFDSHLDFFEEIAKFRAARRIWARWLRDVYGATSEKAMWLRFHTQTAGVSLTAQQPVNNVVRTAVEALAAVLGGTNSLHTNALDETLALPTDSSAEIALRTQQVLMEEIGVTNVADPLGGAWYVEALTDRIEAEAEEIFARIRQLGGDGPHQIGPMTSGILRGIEEGWFTGQIAEAAFTYQQALEKGDKKIVGVNCHTGTVAKELEILRISHEVELEQRELLAERKAGRDNAAVAAAVGKMVAVSRTGENMIPAMLDAVRAEATLGEICDALRAEWGVYREPARF comes from the coding sequence ATGAACGCCGACGAGATCGCCGCCGGACGGGCCCGCTGGCAGGCCCGGTACGACGCCGCGCGTAAGCGGGACGCGGACTTCACCACGCTCTCCGGGATGCCGGTCGAACCGGTGTACGGCCCGCCGGACGGGGTCGACCACCCCGGCTTCGAGCGGATCGGCTGGCCGGGCGAGTACCCGTACACCCGGGGGTTGCACCCCACCGGCTACCGGGGGCGGACCTGGACGATCCGGCAGTTCGCCGGGTTCGGCAACGCCCGGCAGACCAACGAGCGCTACAAGATGATCCTCGGCGCGGGCGGCGGCGGGCTCTCCGTCGCGTTCGACATGCCGACCCTGATGGGTCGGGACTCCGACGACCCGCAGGCGCTCGGCGAGGTCGGCCACTGCGGCGTCGCCATCGACAGCGCCGCCGACATGGCGGCGCTCTTCGACGGCATCGACCTGGCCGGGGTCACCACCAGCATGACCATCTCCGGTCCGGCCGTGCCGGTGTTCTGCATGTACCTGGTCGCCGCCGAGCGGCAGGGCGCGGACCTGGCGGCCCTCGACGGCACGTTGCAGACCGACATCTTCAAGGAGTACATCGCCCAGAAGGAGTGGCTGTTCGACCCCGAGCCGCACCTGCGTCTGATCGGTGACCTGATGGAGTACTGCGCGGCCGAGATCCCGCGCTACAAGCCGCTGTCGGTCTCCGGCTACCACATCCGCGAGGCCGGCTCGACCGCCGCGCAGGAGCTGGCGTTCACCCTCGCCGACGGGTTCGGCTACGTCGAGCTGGGCCTGTCGCGCGGGCTGGACGTGAACGTCTTCGCCCCCGGGCTGAGCTTCTTCTTCGACTCGCACCTCGACTTCTTCGAGGAGATCGCCAAGTTCCGGGCCGCCCGCCGGATCTGGGCCCGCTGGCTGCGCGACGTCTACGGCGCCACCAGCGAGAAGGCGATGTGGCTGCGGTTCCACACCCAGACCGCCGGGGTGTCGCTGACCGCCCAGCAGCCGGTCAACAACGTGGTCCGGACCGCCGTCGAGGCGCTGGCGGCGGTGCTCGGCGGCACCAACTCGCTGCACACCAACGCCCTCGACGAGACCCTCGCCCTGCCGACCGACTCGTCCGCCGAGATCGCCCTGCGCACCCAGCAGGTGCTGATGGAGGAGATCGGCGTGACCAACGTGGCCGACCCGCTGGGCGGCGCCTGGTACGTCGAGGCGCTCACCGACCGGATCGAGGCCGAGGCGGAGGAGATCTTCGCCCGGATCCGCCAGTTGGGCGGGGACGGTCCGCACCAGATCGGCCCGATGACCTCCGGCATCCTGCGGGGCATCGAGGAGGGCTGGTTCACCGGCCAGATCGCCGAGGCGGCCTTCACCTACCAGCAGGCGCTGGAGAAGGGCGACAAGAAGATCGTCGGGGTGAACTGCCACACCGGCACCGTCGCCAAGGAGCTGGAGATCCTGCGCATCTCCCACGAGGTCGAGCTGGAGCAGCGTGAGCTCCTCGCCGAGCGGAAGGCCGGGCGGGACAACGCCGCGGTCGCCGCGGCCGTCGGGAAGATGGTGGCGGTCAGCCGTACCGGGGAGAACATGATCCCGGCGATGCTCGACGCGGTCCGGGCCGAGGCGACCCTCGGCGAGATCTGCGACGCGCTGCGCGCCGAGTGGGGCGTCTACCGCGAGCCGGCCCGGTTCTGA
- a CDS encoding tetratricopeptide repeat protein has product MSDPRITSSIFTRGAVDLSALRPSTPSPAARPAAPTQAGPPAAMPGAATPGAGVVVDVTEATFQTEVLERSLTTPVVIDFWADWCEPCKQLSPLLEMLAAEGGGAWVLAKVDVEANPRLAQMFQIQSIPMVYAVVGGRPVDAFAGVVPEANLRQWVQAVLKAGGVTVETPGDPRLDEADDALMGGDLDAAEAAYRKILAETPADAAAEAGLAQVGLARRVGGADPAAALAAAAATPDDVAAQLLAADIEVLSGQAEAAYARLVAVVRRTAGDEREQARQHLVSLFTIAGPDDPAVGKARRALASALF; this is encoded by the coding sequence ATGAGCGACCCACGGATCACCTCGTCGATCTTCACCCGCGGCGCGGTCGACCTCAGCGCGCTGCGCCCGTCCACCCCCAGTCCCGCCGCCCGTCCCGCCGCCCCCACCCAGGCCGGCCCGCCCGCCGCGATGCCGGGGGCGGCCACACCGGGCGCCGGCGTCGTCGTGGACGTGACCGAGGCGACCTTCCAGACCGAGGTGCTGGAACGCTCGCTCACCACGCCCGTCGTGATCGACTTCTGGGCCGACTGGTGCGAGCCCTGCAAGCAGCTCTCCCCGCTGCTGGAGATGCTGGCCGCCGAGGGCGGCGGCGCGTGGGTGCTCGCCAAGGTCGACGTCGAGGCCAACCCCCGGCTGGCCCAGATGTTCCAGATCCAGAGCATCCCGATGGTCTACGCGGTGGTCGGGGGTCGCCCGGTCGACGCGTTCGCCGGCGTGGTGCCCGAGGCGAACCTGCGGCAGTGGGTCCAGGCCGTGCTCAAGGCCGGTGGCGTCACCGTCGAGACGCCCGGCGACCCCCGCCTCGACGAGGCCGACGACGCGCTGATGGGCGGCGACCTCGACGCGGCCGAGGCGGCGTACCGGAAGATCCTCGCCGAGACCCCGGCGGACGCCGCGGCCGAGGCGGGGCTGGCCCAGGTCGGCCTGGCCCGCCGGGTGGGCGGCGCCGACCCGGCCGCCGCGCTCGCCGCCGCCGCGGCCACCCCGGACGACGTGGCGGCGCAACTGCTCGCCGCCGACATCGAGGTGCTCAGCGGTCAGGCCGAGGCGGCTTACGCCCGACTGGTCGCCGTGGTGCGCCGGACGGCCGGGGACGAGCGCGAGCAGGCCCGCCAGCACCTGGTGTCGCTGTTCACCATCGCCGGGCCGGACGATCCCGCCGTCGGCAAGGCCCGCCGAGCTCTGGCCAGCGCCCTGTTCTGA
- a CDS encoding arginase family protein: MMRRIAVLDAPTNLGLRPPTFTSVPGCGKAPGALRDHGLLARLRARDAGCLTPPRYDPGDWRPGDGVCHAREISAYSTALAGRIGDVIDRGEFPVVLGGDCSVLIGSALAMHRLGEAVGGRIGLVFVDGHSDFRHPGNASYVGAAAGEDLALVTGRGQADLAAIEGRRPYFRDVDVVVLGIRAQDEYRLDLQAAGIVNRPVPALRAEGAARTAQWAHEQLADCAGYWVHVDVDVLDPAVMPAVDAPDPGGIAFAELEILIAGLVDTPHCLGIELTVFDPDYDPDGSYAAEIVNTLVAGLAPVSAPAATAPRLLAPRPAGSRATVGSGHARPAVGSGHATVASVDAAAADDLAVVPESTSDGQQPAPLDEALPDLDRA, translated from the coding sequence ATGATGCGCCGGATCGCCGTCCTCGACGCGCCGACGAACCTCGGCCTGCGCCCACCCACGTTCACCTCCGTGCCGGGCTGCGGGAAGGCCCCGGGCGCGCTGCGCGACCACGGCCTGCTCGCCCGGCTGCGGGCCCGGGACGCCGGCTGCCTCACCCCGCCCCGGTACGACCCGGGGGACTGGCGGCCCGGTGACGGCGTCTGCCACGCGCGGGAGATCTCCGCGTACTCGACGGCGCTGGCCGGTCGGATCGGCGACGTCATCGACCGGGGCGAGTTCCCGGTGGTGCTCGGCGGGGACTGCTCGGTGCTGATCGGCTCGGCGTTGGCGATGCACCGGCTCGGTGAGGCGGTCGGCGGCCGGATCGGGCTGGTCTTCGTGGACGGGCACTCCGACTTCCGGCACCCCGGCAACGCCTCCTACGTCGGCGCCGCCGCCGGTGAGGATCTCGCCCTGGTCACCGGCCGCGGTCAGGCCGACCTGGCCGCGATCGAGGGCCGCCGGCCGTACTTCCGGGACGTCGACGTGGTGGTGCTCGGCATCCGGGCCCAGGACGAGTACCGGCTCGACCTCCAGGCCGCCGGCATCGTGAACCGGCCGGTGCCGGCGCTGCGCGCCGAGGGCGCGGCCCGTACCGCCCAGTGGGCGCACGAGCAGTTGGCCGACTGCGCCGGCTACTGGGTGCACGTCGACGTGGACGTGCTCGACCCGGCGGTGATGCCGGCGGTGGACGCCCCCGACCCGGGCGGGATCGCCTTCGCCGAGCTGGAGATCCTGATCGCCGGCCTGGTCGACACTCCGCACTGCCTCGGCATCGAGCTCACCGTCTTCGACCCCGACTACGACCCGGACGGCTCCTACGCCGCCGAGATCGTCAACACGCTGGTGGCCGGGCTGGCCCCGGTCTCCGCGCCGGCCGCGACAGCCCCCCGCCTGCTGGCCCCCCGTCCGGCCGGCTCGCGCGCCACCGTCGGCTCCGGCCACGCGCGCCCGGCCGTCGGCTCCGGCCACGCGACCGTCGCCTCCGTCGACGCCGCGGCGGCGGACGACCTGGCGGTGGTGCCCGAGTCGACATCGGACGGCCAGCAGCCGGCGCCGTTGGACGAGGCGCTGCCGGACCTCGACCGGGCCTGA
- a CDS encoding penicillin-binding transpeptidase domain-containing protein: MVSRHPDRPRRTLWALLAVAVAATALVGCSDSDGPQDSVTAFLDGWRRGDLNAVGFRDPTGARVPANQVMADIRALSGDLADQPPTLRQSGEPTITRDSAEGRIQVTWRLPGDTGWSYQRPIRLARGGDDAWQVIWEPALVQEQLLRGDRLAVRRVAAPRGAVLDGAGEPIVAPRPVVRVGIQPGEVTDRAALVRELDAAFRAVRPAITPPVDLSDLPRRLAEAKPQARVEVVTLREEAYRQIRDRIHDLPGTKFVTEQVELAPTREFARALLGSVDPATAEDLAARPGVHAEGDRVGHGGLQGRYDERLRGRPGVSVVTERKGPDGAWAATGIEVFRQEPTAGQPLKTTLDPKVQNAADAALRAERRRSALVAVRISDGAVLATANGPGPLGENLAFTAQVPPGSTFKMVSALGLLDRGAVTLDGPVDCPKTFTVDGRSFRNSENFALGKVPFRADFAKSCNTAFAALAPKLDADGLAETGRTLGLEGRWDLGAEVFTGKVSTGGAPAERAAAAFGQGTTLVSPLAMAAATAAVARGRWEQPKLVLDPAPEQPAPAGPQLKPESVGPLHTMMREVVTAGTATTLRTVPGGPVHGKTGTAEYDDDPAHTHAWFVGWQGDVAFAVFVEQGGASTESAVPITARFLRALS; encoded by the coding sequence GTGGTATCGCGTCACCCCGACCGCCCCCGGCGGACGCTGTGGGCGCTGCTCGCGGTGGCCGTCGCCGCCACCGCACTGGTCGGCTGCTCCGACAGCGACGGCCCGCAGGACAGCGTCACGGCGTTCCTGGACGGCTGGCGGCGCGGCGACCTGAACGCGGTCGGGTTCCGCGACCCGACCGGCGCCCGGGTGCCGGCGAACCAGGTCATGGCGGACATCCGGGCCCTCTCCGGCGACCTGGCCGACCAGCCGCCGACCCTGCGCCAGTCCGGCGAGCCGACGATCACCAGGGACTCCGCCGAGGGCCGGATCCAGGTGACCTGGAGACTGCCCGGTGACACCGGGTGGAGCTACCAGCGCCCGATCCGGCTCGCCCGCGGCGGGGACGACGCCTGGCAGGTCATCTGGGAGCCCGCCCTGGTCCAGGAGCAGTTGCTGCGCGGCGACCGGCTGGCGGTGCGCCGGGTCGCCGCGCCCCGGGGCGCTGTGCTCGACGGCGCCGGAGAGCCGATCGTCGCGCCCCGACCGGTCGTCCGGGTCGGGATCCAACCGGGCGAGGTCACCGACCGGGCGGCGCTGGTCCGCGAGCTGGACGCCGCGTTCAGGGCCGTACGGCCCGCGATCACCCCGCCGGTCGACCTCTCCGACCTGCCGAGACGACTCGCCGAGGCGAAACCGCAGGCGCGCGTCGAGGTGGTCACCCTCCGGGAGGAGGCGTACCGGCAGATCCGTGACCGCATCCACGACCTGCCGGGCACCAAGTTCGTCACCGAGCAGGTCGAGCTGGCGCCCACCCGGGAGTTCGCCCGCGCCCTGCTCGGCTCGGTCGACCCGGCCACCGCCGAGGACCTGGCCGCCAGGCCCGGCGTCCACGCCGAGGGCGACCGGGTCGGCCACGGCGGGCTCCAGGGTCGGTACGACGAGCGGCTGCGCGGCCGACCCGGGGTCAGCGTGGTCACCGAGCGTAAGGGGCCGGACGGTGCCTGGGCCGCCACCGGCATCGAGGTGTTCCGGCAGGAGCCGACGGCCGGGCAGCCGCTGAAGACCACTCTGGACCCGAAGGTCCAGAACGCCGCCGACGCGGCCCTGCGCGCCGAGCGACGCCGGTCCGCCCTGGTCGCGGTACGGATCAGCGACGGCGCGGTGCTGGCCACCGCCAACGGCCCCGGCCCGCTCGGGGAGAACCTCGCCTTCACCGCCCAGGTGCCACCCGGCTCGACGTTCAAGATGGTCAGCGCGCTCGGCCTGCTCGACCGAGGCGCGGTGACGTTGGACGGCCCGGTCGACTGCCCGAAGACCTTCACGGTGGACGGTCGGTCCTTCAGGAACTCGGAGAACTTCGCCCTCGGCAAGGTGCCGTTCCGCGCCGACTTCGCCAAATCCTGCAACACCGCCTTCGCCGCCCTCGCCCCGAAACTCGACGCCGACGGCCTGGCCGAGACCGGCCGTACGCTCGGCCTGGAGGGCCGGTGGGACCTCGGCGCGGAGGTGTTCACCGGCAAGGTCTCCACCGGCGGCGCCCCCGCCGAGCGGGCCGCCGCCGCGTTCGGCCAGGGCACCACGCTGGTCAGCCCGCTGGCCATGGCCGCCGCCACCGCCGCCGTCGCCCGTGGTCGGTGGGAGCAGCCGAAACTGGTGCTGGACCCGGCGCCCGAGCAGCCCGCCCCGGCCGGGCCGCAGCTCAAACCGGAGTCGGTCGGGCCACTGCACACGATGATGCGCGAGGTGGTCACCGCCGGCACCGCCACCACCCTGCGCACCGTCCCGGGCGGCCCGGTGCACGGCAAGACCGGCACCGCCGAGTACGACGACGACCCGGCCCACACCCACGCCTGGTTCGTCGGCTGGCAGGGGGACGTCGCGTTCGCCGTCTTCGTCGAGCAGGGCGGCGCCAGCACCGAGTCGGCCGTCCCGATCACCGCCCGCTTCCTCCGCGCCCTCTCCTGA